The following coding sequences lie in one Rana temporaria chromosome 1 unlocalized genomic scaffold, aRanTem1.1 chr1b, whole genome shotgun sequence genomic window:
- the LOC120921516 gene encoding proline-rich extensin-like protein EPR1 isoform X1, with protein MDAIKKKMQMLKLDKENAIDRAEQAETEKKLAEDRCKQLEEEVMEMQKKLKGTEDEVEKYSESVKDAQERLELAEKKAGDAESDVASLNRRIQLVEEELDRAQERLATGLQKLEETEKAVDESERGMKVIENRASKDEEKMHDQDLQLKEAKHVAEDSDRKYEEVARKLVVIETELERSEERAEVAESKCADLEEELKNVTNTKKSLEAQADKYSSKEDHYEDEIRHLSERLKETDSRVEFAEKSVAKLEKTIDDLEGKIQMLLRKLFIGFPQIFPPIVLSDEIFIGFPQIFPPIVLSDKIFIGSPQIFPPIVLSDEISIGFPQIFPPIVLSDEIFIGFPQIFPPIVLSDKIFIGFPQIFPPIVLSDKIFIGFLQIFPPIVLSDKIFIGFPQIFPPIVLSDKIFIGFLQIFPPIVLSDEIFIGFPQTFPPIVLSDEIFIGFPQIFPPIVLSDKIFIGFPQIFPPIVLSDKIFIGFPQTFPPIVLSDKIFIGFPQTFPPIVLSDKIFIGFPQIFPPIVLSDEIFIGFPQIFPPIVLSDKLFIGSPQIFPPIVLSDEIFIGSPQIFPPIVLSDEIFIGFPQIFPPIVLSDEIFIDFPQIFPPIVLSDEIFIGFPQTFPPIVLSDEIFIGFPQIFPPIVLSDEIFIGFPQIFPPIVLSDEIFIGFPQIFPPIVLSDEIFIDFPQIFPPIVLSDEIFIGFPQIFPPIVLSDDIFIGFPQIFPPIVLSDEIFIGFPQIFPPIVLSDEIFIGFPQIFPPIVLSDEIFIGFPQIFPPIVLSDDIFIGFPQIFPPIVLSDEIFIGFPQIFPPIVLSDGIFIDFPQIFPPIVLSDEIFIGFPQIFPPIVLSDEIFIYKGNLPIVGGAECVSAPPTMGRFPALAFPRSTAGNLPIVKGAETQTTAGNIPIVGGAETQTSGGKWNHCGLEEI; from the exons GCTGAATCGGATGTGGCCTCTCTGAACAGACGCATCCAGCTGGTAGAGGAAGAGTTGGATCGCGCCCAGGAACGATTGGCAACAGGTCTGCAGAAACTGGAGGAAACTGAGAAGGCTGTGGATGAGAGCGAAAG AGGAATGAAGGTCATTGAGAACAGAGCCAGCAAAGATGAAGAGAAGATGCATGACCAGGACCTGCAGCTGAAAGAGGCCAAGCATGTGGCTGAGGACTCTGACAGGAAGTATGAAGAG GTTGCCCGGAAATTGGTGGTAATTGAGACAGAGCTGGAACGATCTGAGGAGAGAGCTGAAGTCGCTGAGAG TAAATGTGCCGACCTGGAGGAGGAGCTGAAGAATGTCACCAATACTAAAAAGTCCCTGGAGGCACAAGCGGATAAG TATTCATCCAAGGAAGACCATTATGAAGACGAGATCAGACACCTGAGTGAGCGGCTAAAGGAG ACCGACTCTCGAGttgagtttgcagaaaagtccgtaGCCAAGCTGGAGAAGACCATTGATGACCTTGAAGGTAAAATACAAATGTTACTAAGGAAGCTTTTCATTGGCTTCCCCCAG ATCTTCCCACCCATAGTCCTCTCTGATGAGATTTTCATTGGCTTCCCCCAGATCTTCCCACCCATAGTCCTCTCTGATAAGATTTTCATTGGCTCCCCCCAGATCTTCCCACCCATAGTCCTCTCTGATGAGATTTCCATTGGTTTCCCTCAGATCTTCCCACCCATAGTCCTCTCTGATGAGATTTTCATTGGCTTCCCTCAGATCTTCCCACCCATAGTCCTCTCTGATAAGATTTTCATTGGCTTCCCCCAGATCTTCCCACCCATAGTCCTCTCTGATAAGATTTTCATTGGCTTCCTCCAGATCTTCCCACCCATAGTCCTCTCTGATAAGATTTTCATTGGCTTCCCTCAGATCTTCCCACCCATAGTCCTCTCTGATAAGATTTTCATTGGCTTCCTCCAGATCTTCCCACCCATAGTCCTCTCTGATGAGATTTTCATTGGCTTCCCCCAGACCTTCCCACCCATAGTCCTATCTGATGAGATTTTCATTGGCTTCCCCCAGATCTTCCCACCCATAGTCCTCTCTGATAAGATTTTCATTGGCTTCCCCCAGATCTTCCCACCCATAGTCCTCTCTGATAAGATTTTCATTGGCTTCCCCCAGACCTTCCCACCCATAGTCCTCTCTGATAAGATTTTCATTGGCTTCCCCCAGACCTTCCCACCCATAGTCCTCTCTGATAAGATTTTCATTGGCTTCCCCCAGATCTTCCCACCCATAGTCCTATCTGATGAGATTTTCATTGGCTTCCCCCAGATCTTCCCACCCATAGTCCTCTCTGATAAGCTTTTCATTGGCTCCCCCCAGATCTTCCCACCCATAGTCCTCTCTGATGAGATTTTCATTGGCTCCCCCCAGATCTTCCCACCCATAGTCCTCTCTGATGAGATTTTCATTGGCTTCCCCCAGATCTTCCCACCCATAGTCCTCTCTGATGAGATTTTCATTGACTTCCCCCAGATCTTCCCACCCATAGTCCTCTCTGATGAGATTTTCATTGGCTTCCCCCAGACCTTCCCACCCATAGTCCTATCTGATGAGATTTTCATTGGCTTCCCCCAGATCTTCCCACCCATAGTCCTCTCTGATGAGATTTTCATTGGCTTCCCCCAGATCTTCCCACCCATAGTCCTCTCTGATGAGATTTTCATTGGCTTCCCCCAGATCTTCCCACCCATAGTCCTCTCTGATGAGATTTTCATTGACTTCCCCCAGATCTTCCCACCCATAGTCCTCTCTGATGAGATTTTCATTGGCTTCCCCCAGATCTTCCCACCCATAGTCCTCTCTGATGATATTTTTATTGGCTTCCCCCAGATCTTCCCACCCATAGTCCTCTCTGATGAGATTTTCATTGGCTTCCCCCAGATCTTCCCACCCATAGTCCTCTCTGATGAGATTTTCATTGGCTTCCCCCAGATCTTCCCACCCATAGTCCTCTCTGATGAGATTTTCATTGGCTTCCCCCAGATCTTCCCACCCATAGTCCTCTCTGATGATATTTTTATTGGCTTCCCCCAGATCTTCCCACCCATAGTCCTCTCTGATGAGATTTTCATTGGCTTCCCCCAGATCTTCCCACCCATAGTCCTCTCTGATGGGATTTTTATTGACTTCCCCCAGATCTTCCCACCCATAGTCCTCTCTGATGAGATTTTCATTGGCTTCCCCCAGATCTTCCCACCCATAGTCCTATCTGATGAGATTTTCATTtacaagggaaatctccccattgtgggaggggcagagtgtgtctctgcccctcccacaatgggaagaTTTCCCGCATTGGCTTTCCCCAgatctactgcaggaaatctccccattgtgaaaggggcagagacacaaactacagcAGGAAATATCccaattgtgggaggggcagagacacaaacttctGGGGGGAAATGGAATCACTGTGGTCTCGAAGAGATATAA
- the LOC120921516 gene encoding proline-rich extensin-like protein EPR1 isoform X2, with amino-acid sequence MDAIKKKMQMLKLDKENAIDRAEQAETEKKLAEDRCKQLEEEVMEMQKKLKGTEDEVEKYSESVKDAQERLELAEKKAGDAESDVASLNRRIQLVEEELDRAQERLATGLQKLEETEKAVDESERGMKVIENRASKDEEKMHDQDLQLKEAKHVAEDSDRKYEEVARKLVVIETELERSEERAEVAESRYRELEIELRTMDQALKSLIAAEEEYSSKEDHYEDEIRHLSERLKETDSRVEFAEKSVAKLEKTIDDLEGKIQMLLRKLFIGFPQIFPPIVLSDEIFIGFPQIFPPIVLSDKIFIGSPQIFPPIVLSDEISIGFPQIFPPIVLSDEIFIGFPQIFPPIVLSDKIFIGFPQIFPPIVLSDKIFIGFLQIFPPIVLSDKIFIGFPQIFPPIVLSDKIFIGFLQIFPPIVLSDEIFIGFPQTFPPIVLSDEIFIGFPQIFPPIVLSDKIFIGFPQIFPPIVLSDKIFIGFPQTFPPIVLSDKIFIGFPQTFPPIVLSDKIFIGFPQIFPPIVLSDEIFIGFPQIFPPIVLSDKLFIGSPQIFPPIVLSDEIFIGSPQIFPPIVLSDEIFIGFPQIFPPIVLSDEIFIDFPQIFPPIVLSDEIFIGFPQTFPPIVLSDEIFIGFPQIFPPIVLSDEIFIGFPQIFPPIVLSDEIFIGFPQIFPPIVLSDEIFIDFPQIFPPIVLSDEIFIGFPQIFPPIVLSDDIFIGFPQIFPPIVLSDEIFIGFPQIFPPIVLSDEIFIGFPQIFPPIVLSDEIFIGFPQIFPPIVLSDDIFIGFPQIFPPIVLSDEIFIGFPQIFPPIVLSDGIFIDFPQIFPPIVLSDEIFIGFPQIFPPIVLSDEIFIYKGNLPIVGGAECVSAPPTMGRFPALAFPRSTAGNLPIVKGAETQTTAGNIPIVGGAETQTSGGKWNHCGLEEI; translated from the exons GCTGAATCGGATGTGGCCTCTCTGAACAGACGCATCCAGCTGGTAGAGGAAGAGTTGGATCGCGCCCAGGAACGATTGGCAACAGGTCTGCAGAAACTGGAGGAAACTGAGAAGGCTGTGGATGAGAGCGAAAG AGGAATGAAGGTCATTGAGAACAGAGCCAGCAAAGATGAAGAGAAGATGCATGACCAGGACCTGCAGCTGAAAGAGGCCAAGCATGTGGCTGAGGACTCTGACAGGAAGTATGAAGAG GTTGCCCGGAAATTGGTGGTAATTGAGACAGAGCTGGAACGATCTGAGGAGAGAGCTGAAGTCGCTGAGAG TCGTTACCGAGAGTTAGAGATAGAACTGCGAACAATGGACCAAGCCTTGAAATCTCTGATAGCGGCAGAGGAAGAG TATTCATCCAAGGAAGACCATTATGAAGACGAGATCAGACACCTGAGTGAGCGGCTAAAGGAG ACCGACTCTCGAGttgagtttgcagaaaagtccgtaGCCAAGCTGGAGAAGACCATTGATGACCTTGAAGGTAAAATACAAATGTTACTAAGGAAGCTTTTCATTGGCTTCCCCCAG ATCTTCCCACCCATAGTCCTCTCTGATGAGATTTTCATTGGCTTCCCCCAGATCTTCCCACCCATAGTCCTCTCTGATAAGATTTTCATTGGCTCCCCCCAGATCTTCCCACCCATAGTCCTCTCTGATGAGATTTCCATTGGTTTCCCTCAGATCTTCCCACCCATAGTCCTCTCTGATGAGATTTTCATTGGCTTCCCTCAGATCTTCCCACCCATAGTCCTCTCTGATAAGATTTTCATTGGCTTCCCCCAGATCTTCCCACCCATAGTCCTCTCTGATAAGATTTTCATTGGCTTCCTCCAGATCTTCCCACCCATAGTCCTCTCTGATAAGATTTTCATTGGCTTCCCTCAGATCTTCCCACCCATAGTCCTCTCTGATAAGATTTTCATTGGCTTCCTCCAGATCTTCCCACCCATAGTCCTCTCTGATGAGATTTTCATTGGCTTCCCCCAGACCTTCCCACCCATAGTCCTATCTGATGAGATTTTCATTGGCTTCCCCCAGATCTTCCCACCCATAGTCCTCTCTGATAAGATTTTCATTGGCTTCCCCCAGATCTTCCCACCCATAGTCCTCTCTGATAAGATTTTCATTGGCTTCCCCCAGACCTTCCCACCCATAGTCCTCTCTGATAAGATTTTCATTGGCTTCCCCCAGACCTTCCCACCCATAGTCCTCTCTGATAAGATTTTCATTGGCTTCCCCCAGATCTTCCCACCCATAGTCCTATCTGATGAGATTTTCATTGGCTTCCCCCAGATCTTCCCACCCATAGTCCTCTCTGATAAGCTTTTCATTGGCTCCCCCCAGATCTTCCCACCCATAGTCCTCTCTGATGAGATTTTCATTGGCTCCCCCCAGATCTTCCCACCCATAGTCCTCTCTGATGAGATTTTCATTGGCTTCCCCCAGATCTTCCCACCCATAGTCCTCTCTGATGAGATTTTCATTGACTTCCCCCAGATCTTCCCACCCATAGTCCTCTCTGATGAGATTTTCATTGGCTTCCCCCAGACCTTCCCACCCATAGTCCTATCTGATGAGATTTTCATTGGCTTCCCCCAGATCTTCCCACCCATAGTCCTCTCTGATGAGATTTTCATTGGCTTCCCCCAGATCTTCCCACCCATAGTCCTCTCTGATGAGATTTTCATTGGCTTCCCCCAGATCTTCCCACCCATAGTCCTCTCTGATGAGATTTTCATTGACTTCCCCCAGATCTTCCCACCCATAGTCCTCTCTGATGAGATTTTCATTGGCTTCCCCCAGATCTTCCCACCCATAGTCCTCTCTGATGATATTTTTATTGGCTTCCCCCAGATCTTCCCACCCATAGTCCTCTCTGATGAGATTTTCATTGGCTTCCCCCAGATCTTCCCACCCATAGTCCTCTCTGATGAGATTTTCATTGGCTTCCCCCAGATCTTCCCACCCATAGTCCTCTCTGATGAGATTTTCATTGGCTTCCCCCAGATCTTCCCACCCATAGTCCTCTCTGATGATATTTTTATTGGCTTCCCCCAGATCTTCCCACCCATAGTCCTCTCTGATGAGATTTTCATTGGCTTCCCCCAGATCTTCCCACCCATAGTCCTCTCTGATGGGATTTTTATTGACTTCCCCCAGATCTTCCCACCCATAGTCCTCTCTGATGAGATTTTCATTGGCTTCCCCCAGATCTTCCCACCCATAGTCCTATCTGATGAGATTTTCATTtacaagggaaatctccccattgtgggaggggcagagtgtgtctctgcccctcccacaatgggaagaTTTCCCGCATTGGCTTTCCCCAgatctactgcaggaaatctccccattgtgaaaggggcagagacacaaactacagcAGGAAATATCccaattgtgggaggggcagagacacaaacttctGGGGGGAAATGGAATCACTGTGGTCTCGAAGAGATATAA